The Primulina eburnea isolate SZY01 chromosome 8, ASM2296580v1, whole genome shotgun sequence genome contains a region encoding:
- the LOC140839327 gene encoding profilin-like, giving the protein MEGIRPQKKWRATHFGEIYMMIKAEPSLMCGGDVAVIRTCNTLVFGLFKNPVILRQCIERIIKMADYMEVWREFDLRGNEELHIVGEIYMTIKAEPSLMCGGGVAVIRTGSTLVFGLFKDPVIPRQCIERIRKMADYME; this is encoded by the exons ATGGAGGGAATTCGACCTCAGAAGAAATGGAGAGCTACACATTTTGGAGAAATTTATATGATGATTAAAGCAGAGCCATCTCTGATGTGTGGGGGtgatgttgctgttatcagaacTTGCAACACGCTTGTGTTTGGACTATTCAAGAATCCAGTTATCCTACGACAATGCATTGAGCGTATTATAAAAATGGCAGATTACATGGA AGTATGGAGGGAATTCGACCTCAGAGGAAATGAAGAGCTACACATTGTTGGAGAAATTTATATGACGATTAAAGCAGAGCCATCTCTGATGTGTGGGGGtggtgttgctgttatcagaacTGGCAGCACGCTTGTGTTTGGACTATTCAAGGATCCAGTTATCCCACGACAATGCATTGAGCGTATTAGAAAAATGGCAGATTACATGGAGTAG